One genomic window of Candidatus Nitrospira inopinata includes the following:
- a CDS encoding pseudouridine synthase, with amino-acid sequence MEVRLQKLIAGTGLASRRKAEQLIAAGRVTVNGKIVTELGTKVDPSRDHVKVDGKHLRAVQPFVYLMLNKPKHVMSTLDDPGGRPTVKDLLRGVSVRVFPVGRLDFDSEGLMLLTNHGALAQALLHPRYGVTKAYLIKVKGVLTDDEIRQLEEGVRLDDGMTAPAQVKKVGKAEQNSWLEITIREGRKHQVKRMLEAVGHPVIRLTRVKMGPLSLGRLESGAFRFLTDREANALRALVEERVEMVERGGAPVRPKRPVRREGWARSKKTKVA; translated from the coding sequence ATGGAAGTCAGGCTGCAAAAACTCATCGCCGGGACCGGGCTTGCGTCCCGCCGCAAGGCGGAGCAACTGATCGCGGCGGGACGGGTCACGGTCAACGGGAAGATTGTCACGGAGCTGGGGACGAAGGTCGATCCTTCGCGCGACCACGTCAAGGTGGATGGAAAACATCTCCGCGCGGTCCAGCCGTTCGTCTATCTCATGTTGAACAAGCCGAAACACGTCATGTCCACTCTGGACGACCCCGGGGGCAGACCGACCGTGAAGGACTTGCTTCGCGGGGTGTCGGTCCGTGTCTTTCCGGTCGGCCGTCTCGATTTCGACAGCGAAGGCCTCATGCTGTTGACAAACCACGGGGCGTTGGCGCAGGCGTTGCTCCATCCTCGTTACGGGGTGACGAAGGCGTATCTCATTAAAGTGAAAGGCGTGCTGACCGACGATGAGATCCGGCAATTGGAGGAGGGGGTACGGCTCGACGACGGCATGACCGCGCCGGCCCAGGTGAAAAAAGTCGGGAAAGCGGAGCAGAATTCCTGGCTGGAGATCACGATTCGCGAGGGACGCAAGCATCAAGTCAAACGGATGTTGGAAGCGGTCGGCCACCCGGTCATTCGACTGACGAGGGTCAAAATGGGCCCGTTGTCGTTGGGACGGCTGGAGTCGGGAGCGTTTCGGTTTTTGACCGATCGGGAAGCCAACGCGCTGCGGGCGTTGGTCGAGGAACGTGTCGAGATGGTTGAACGAGGAGGAGCGCCCGTTCGTCCGAAACGCCCTGTTCGACGAGAGGGCTGGGCCCGTTCGAAGAAAACGAAAGTGGCGTAA
- the guaB gene encoding IMP dehydrogenase: MLDKEPRQGLTFDDVVLVPAKSQVLPNEVETGTFVSRRIKINIPLVSAAMDTVTESRLAIALAREGGIGVIHRVLSPSDQAMEIDKVKKSESGMILDPVTISPDQTIRDAHNLMAKYRISGIPVTKGRKLVGILTNRDLRFESRMDLKVSQVMKREKLITAPEGTSLEKAREILHEHRIEKLPVVNDQFEIKGLITIKDIEKRIKYPNACKDEHGRLRVGAAVGVGPDTEERVALLKKAGVDLIVVDTAHGHSQAVLDTVKMIKKRHSTVELVAGNIATAEAAKDLLKAGVDAVKVGVGPGSICTTRIVSGAGMPQLTAIADCAKALRGSGVPIIADGGIKFSGDITKALAAGASSVMLGGLFAGTEESPGETVLYQARTYKVYRGMGSIGAMERGGGDRYGQAGRSAQKLVPEGIEGRVPYKGPLAAVVYQLVGGLKSGMGYCGCRTIADLQERATFIRQTVAGLRESHVHDVIITKEAPNYRMDWE; this comes from the coding sequence ATGCTGGACAAGGAGCCGAGGCAAGGGTTGACCTTCGACGACGTGGTGCTGGTGCCGGCCAAGTCCCAAGTATTGCCGAACGAGGTCGAGACCGGCACGTTCGTGTCGCGTCGCATCAAAATCAACATTCCTCTGGTCAGCGCCGCCATGGATACCGTGACCGAATCACGGTTGGCCATCGCGCTCGCCCGCGAGGGGGGAATCGGCGTGATCCATCGGGTCCTTTCGCCGTCCGATCAGGCGATGGAAATCGACAAGGTCAAGAAGTCGGAAAGCGGCATGATTCTCGACCCCGTGACGATTTCGCCGGATCAGACGATCCGCGACGCGCACAACCTCATGGCCAAATATCGAATCTCCGGCATTCCCGTCACCAAGGGGCGGAAATTGGTCGGCATTCTCACCAATCGCGACCTGCGGTTCGAAAGCCGCATGGATCTGAAAGTGTCCCAGGTCATGAAACGGGAGAAGCTGATTACGGCTCCGGAAGGCACCAGCTTGGAGAAGGCGCGGGAAATTCTTCACGAGCATCGTATCGAAAAGCTTCCCGTGGTGAACGACCAGTTCGAGATCAAGGGACTCATCACGATCAAGGACATTGAAAAGCGCATCAAGTATCCGAACGCCTGCAAGGACGAGCACGGCCGATTGCGCGTGGGCGCGGCGGTCGGCGTCGGCCCGGACACCGAAGAGCGCGTCGCCTTGCTCAAGAAGGCCGGCGTGGACCTGATCGTCGTCGATACCGCCCACGGCCATTCGCAGGCGGTATTGGATACCGTCAAGATGATCAAGAAGCGGCACTCGACCGTTGAGTTGGTCGCCGGCAACATCGCGACGGCCGAGGCGGCGAAAGATCTGTTGAAGGCGGGCGTCGACGCGGTGAAGGTCGGCGTCGGGCCCGGTTCCATTTGCACGACGCGCATCGTCTCCGGCGCGGGCATGCCCCAGTTGACGGCCATCGCGGATTGCGCCAAGGCGCTGCGAGGAAGCGGCGTGCCAATCATCGCCGACGGGGGGATCAAGTTCTCCGGGGACATCACCAAGGCGCTGGCGGCCGGCGCGTCGTCGGTGATGCTCGGGGGGCTGTTCGCCGGGACGGAAGAGTCGCCGGGCGAAACCGTGCTCTATCAGGCGAGAACCTACAAGGTCTATCGCGGCATGGGGTCGATCGGCGCCATGGAGCGCGGCGGCGGAGATCGCTATGGGCAGGCGGGGCGCTCGGCTCAGAAGCTGGTTCCCGAGGGAATCGAAGGGCGGGTGCCCTATAAAGGTCCGCTGGCCGCGGTGGTTTATCAATTGGTCGGCGGGCTCAAGTCGGGCATGGGCTATTGCGGATGCAGGACGATCGCCGATTTGCAGGAGCGCGCGACATTCATTCGCCAGACGGTCGCGGGCCTTCGCGAGAGTCACGTGCACGACGTCATCATCACCAAAGAGGCGCCGAATTACCGGATGGATTGGGAGTAG
- the aspS gene encoding aspartate--tRNA ligase — protein MKLRTHRCGELTKRQVGQSVVLNGWVQRRRDHGAVMFIDLRDRTGITQVVFNAEHNAAVHKAAHALRSECVVSIAGRVMARPEESKNPNLSTGEIEVFADEVEILNEADTPPFLVEDEAEVTEAVRLKYRYLDLRRPKMQRLLALRHAVAQAARGFLNANGFLEVETPILTKSTPEGARDYLVPSRVNPGQFFALPQSPQLFKQILMIGGVDRYYQIARCFRDEDLRNDRQPEFTQIDLELSFVDREQVMDLMERMIVTMFREAGGVQLPTPFPRLTYAEAVGRYGSDKPDLRFDMPLYDLTTFGAESRFKVFQEAAAKGGIVKALIVKGGAALSRTRIDALGETAKSFGAKGLAWLKVTGEGQLESVIAKFLDASAFRAALPEARAGDLVLFGADKPAVVHDVLGRIRLLLGEELQLIDKTSWKPLWVTEFPLLDYSPEEKRYVFMHNPFAAPMEEDLALLDSDPLKVRAKAYDMVLNGNEIGGGSIRNHRSEVQLKILDLLGIGKEQAQAKFGFLLEALDFGAPPHGGIAFGLDRLVMLLGGAESIRDVIAFPKTQRAQCPLTDAPSAVNADQLKELRIKLDLVE, from the coding sequence ATGAAGCTGCGGACACATCGGTGCGGGGAACTGACGAAGAGACAGGTCGGGCAGTCGGTGGTGTTGAACGGCTGGGTCCAGCGGCGGAGGGATCACGGCGCCGTGATGTTCATCGATCTGCGCGATCGAACCGGTATCACCCAAGTCGTGTTCAATGCCGAGCACAACGCCGCCGTGCATAAAGCCGCCCATGCGTTGCGGAGCGAGTGCGTCGTGTCGATCGCCGGCCGGGTCATGGCTCGTCCGGAAGAATCCAAGAATCCCAATCTGTCCACCGGCGAGATCGAAGTGTTCGCCGACGAAGTGGAGATTCTGAACGAAGCCGACACGCCGCCTTTTCTCGTCGAGGACGAGGCCGAGGTGACGGAGGCCGTTCGCCTCAAATATCGGTATCTCGATCTGCGCCGTCCGAAGATGCAACGGTTGCTGGCCTTACGGCACGCCGTCGCGCAGGCCGCCCGAGGATTTCTCAACGCCAACGGCTTTCTCGAGGTTGAAACGCCCATCTTGACCAAGAGCACGCCGGAAGGGGCGCGGGACTATTTGGTGCCGAGTCGGGTCAATCCCGGTCAGTTTTTTGCCCTGCCCCAGTCACCGCAGCTTTTTAAACAAATTCTGATGATCGGCGGCGTCGATCGATACTATCAAATCGCCCGCTGTTTTCGGGATGAAGATCTCCGCAACGACCGGCAACCGGAGTTCACCCAGATCGACCTCGAACTGTCGTTCGTCGATCGCGAACAGGTGATGGACCTGATGGAACGGATGATCGTGACGATGTTCCGCGAAGCGGGCGGCGTGCAATTGCCGACGCCGTTCCCTCGCCTGACCTACGCCGAGGCGGTGGGACGCTACGGCTCCGACAAGCCCGATCTGCGTTTCGACATGCCGCTTTACGACCTGACAACGTTCGGCGCGGAGAGCCGATTCAAAGTTTTTCAAGAGGCGGCGGCGAAGGGGGGCATCGTCAAGGCGCTGATCGTCAAGGGCGGCGCCGCTTTATCCCGGACGAGAATCGACGCCTTGGGAGAAACCGCCAAGAGTTTCGGCGCCAAGGGATTGGCCTGGCTCAAGGTGACGGGAGAGGGCCAGTTGGAATCGGTCATCGCCAAATTTCTCGACGCGTCGGCGTTCAGAGCCGCCTTGCCGGAAGCCCGGGCGGGAGATCTGGTCCTGTTCGGCGCGGATAAGCCGGCCGTCGTGCACGACGTGCTGGGCCGGATCAGATTGCTGCTGGGAGAAGAATTGCAGTTAATCGACAAGACGTCGTGGAAGCCGCTTTGGGTCACCGAGTTTCCCCTGCTCGACTATTCGCCGGAAGAAAAGCGGTATGTGTTCATGCACAATCCCTTCGCCGCGCCGATGGAAGAAGACCTAGCCCTTCTGGATTCCGATCCTTTGAAAGTCCGAGCGAAGGCCTATGACATGGTGCTCAACGGCAATGAAATCGGCGGCGGCAGCATCCGCAACCATCGGAGCGAGGTCCAGCTCAAAATTCTTGATCTGCTCGGCATCGGCAAGGAGCAGGCTCAGGCCAAGTTCGGGTTCCTGTTGGAGGCGCTGGATTTCGGCGCGCCGCCCCACGGAGGGATCGCGTTCGGCCTCGATCGGTTGGTCATGTTGCTCGGCGGTGCCGAGTCCATCCGCGACGTGATCGCGTTTCCCAAGACGCAGCGCGCGCAATGTCCGCTGACCGACGCGCCGTCGGCGGTGAACGCCGATCAGTTGAAAGAACTGCGCATCAAGCTGGATCTGGTCGAGTAG
- a CDS encoding 6-bladed beta-propeller, which produces MAKSWLWDELFGLGRRGLMRGLMIDGIHSEWGGGEPVAEEEAPPPAPVNVKAKPGNGRVTITWDPVLDAMYYNLYFQTTKGVQIKFSELTRPIASEEDFKTVIGVKKEKAACLEGVTSPFVHDDLANGTCYHYVVTVVTPKGESPESQEVMAVPSPYLLAMVIGKEGSEDGEFNSPTGIALDKDGNIYVADTDNHSIQKFDKTGRFLARWGGEPSSQEGEFYYPRGLAVGPEGVLYVADSGNNRVQKFDLEGNVQKAWGKFGFAWRGAEMGKFDVPWGVTTDSDGNVYVSDTSNARIQKFQPDGQPLLKWGRDGSFDGAFFFPRGVAVDFVGNIYVADEGNHRVQKFDARGSFLTKWGREGSGPGQFKAPWGIACDALGNVYVVDSGNHRIQKFDGNGTFLCVFGNRGRAEGQLNFPYGVAVDKEGAVYVVDSGNNRVLKFVPTEEELNRGKEEPAQVVRDDAPPPRSVAAKAGDTEVFVSWLEVPGAVSYNLYFGTAPHLTTQSATKIEGVTNPYTHGGLTNDVPYFYAVTALFEDGRESSLSEEVTATPVLIDITAPQNPYAVINHGAFMTNSPEVMVTISANDIDTGVGAYFISESPLTPMAGTPGWVEVEPALKFGATIPFILSPGDGQKTIYVWFKDVGNNISTPASATILLNTSGYVCVAKWGKPGRGASLLHGGEFMAPMYGLCVDQQGCLFVVDNGNNRIQKFDNAGNFIILWGNFGSANANFHNPTGIACDGNGDVWVVDTNNHRVQKFDGKLGGYLMKFGSRGNGEGQFNAPWGIAIDRVRGFVYVVDSANFRVQKFDMSGEFIMAWGSFGSGDGQFYFPRGIAVDQSDGSVYVVDMGNHRIQKFDTGTNVLPQLLTKWGGSPEAGHASSALAREAGQLRSPWGIAVDHAGDVYVTDTGNHRVEKFDREGNFITQWGGFGNGGGQFNFPYGIAVDAKGSVYVVDSGNTRVQQFMPAEEGSERLQEEAETIGEMVQRPEGREP; this is translated from the coding sequence GTGGCGAAGTCGTGGCTCTGGGATGAATTGTTCGGGCTCGGCCGTCGAGGGCTCATGCGGGGGCTCATGATTGACGGCATCCACAGTGAGTGGGGAGGGGGCGAGCCGGTAGCGGAGGAGGAAGCGCCGCCTCCTGCGCCGGTCAACGTCAAGGCCAAACCCGGAAACGGACGGGTGACGATCACCTGGGATCCCGTGCTGGATGCCATGTATTATAACCTCTATTTCCAGACCACGAAGGGTGTGCAGATCAAGTTCTCGGAACTCACCCGTCCCATCGCGAGCGAAGAGGATTTCAAGACCGTCATCGGCGTCAAAAAGGAGAAGGCGGCTTGTTTGGAGGGCGTCACCAGCCCCTTTGTGCATGACGATCTCGCCAACGGCACCTGCTACCACTATGTCGTGACCGTGGTGACGCCCAAGGGCGAAAGCCCCGAGTCGCAGGAAGTCATGGCCGTACCCTCTCCCTATCTGTTGGCCATGGTGATCGGAAAAGAGGGCAGCGAGGACGGGGAGTTCAACTCGCCGACCGGCATCGCGCTCGACAAGGACGGCAATATCTACGTTGCCGACACCGACAATCATTCCATTCAAAAGTTCGACAAGACCGGAAGATTTTTGGCCCGATGGGGCGGAGAGCCGAGCTCGCAGGAGGGGGAGTTTTATTATCCCCGCGGCTTGGCCGTCGGACCGGAGGGCGTTCTCTACGTGGCCGACAGCGGCAACAATCGGGTTCAGAAATTCGACTTGGAAGGCAACGTGCAAAAAGCCTGGGGAAAGTTCGGGTTCGCCTGGCGCGGAGCCGAGATGGGAAAATTCGACGTGCCTTGGGGAGTCACCACGGATTCGGACGGCAATGTGTACGTCTCCGACACAAGCAACGCCCGCATTCAGAAGTTCCAGCCCGACGGCCAGCCCCTGCTCAAATGGGGGCGCGACGGCAGTTTCGACGGCGCCTTTTTCTTCCCGCGCGGCGTGGCGGTCGACTTTGTCGGCAACATTTACGTGGCGGACGAAGGCAACCATCGGGTCCAAAAGTTCGACGCGAGGGGAAGCTTCTTGACCAAGTGGGGCCGAGAAGGAAGCGGGCCCGGCCAATTCAAGGCTCCGTGGGGCATCGCGTGCGACGCGTTGGGCAACGTCTACGTGGTCGACAGCGGCAACCATCGCATTCAGAAGTTCGACGGCAACGGAACGTTTCTGTGCGTCTTCGGAAATCGCGGACGGGCGGAAGGCCAGCTCAATTTCCCCTACGGCGTCGCCGTGGACAAGGAAGGCGCGGTCTACGTGGTCGACAGCGGCAACAACCGCGTGCTCAAGTTCGTTCCCACGGAAGAAGAGCTGAATCGAGGAAAAGAGGAGCCGGCGCAGGTTGTGCGGGACGATGCCCCGCCGCCGCGCAGCGTCGCGGCCAAGGCCGGGGATACCGAAGTGTTTGTGAGTTGGCTGGAGGTGCCGGGAGCGGTCTCCTACAATCTCTATTTCGGGACGGCGCCGCATCTGACGACGCAGAGCGCGACGAAGATCGAAGGCGTGACCAACCCCTATACCCACGGGGGCTTGACCAACGACGTCCCCTACTTCTACGCCGTGACGGCGTTGTTCGAAGACGGAAGGGAAAGCTCCTTGTCCGAAGAAGTCACGGCGACGCCGGTGCTCATCGACATTACGGCGCCGCAGAATCCCTACGCCGTCATCAACCACGGCGCGTTCATGACCAATTCGCCGGAAGTGATGGTCACCATTTCGGCCAACGATATCGATACCGGCGTGGGAGCCTACTTCATCTCCGAGAGCCCCTTGACGCCGATGGCGGGCACTCCCGGTTGGGTCGAGGTGGAACCGGCTCTGAAGTTCGGCGCGACGATCCCCTTCATCCTGTCCCCGGGTGACGGGCAGAAAACGATCTACGTGTGGTTCAAGGACGTGGGCAACAACATTTCCACGCCCGCCAGCGCCACCATTCTCCTCAACACGTCCGGCTACGTGTGCGTCGCCAAGTGGGGAAAGCCGGGGCGGGGCGCCTCGCTGCTCCACGGCGGCGAATTCATGGCGCCGATGTACGGCCTGTGCGTCGATCAGCAGGGCTGTCTGTTCGTGGTCGACAACGGCAACAACCGCATTCAGAAGTTCGACAACGCCGGGAATTTCATCATCCTCTGGGGCAATTTCGGATCGGCCAACGCCAATTTCCACAATCCGACCGGCATCGCCTGTGACGGGAACGGCGACGTCTGGGTGGTGGATACGAACAATCACCGGGTTCAAAAATTCGACGGCAAGTTGGGCGGCTACCTGATGAAATTCGGCTCGCGCGGCAACGGCGAGGGACAATTCAACGCCCCGTGGGGCATCGCGATCGATCGCGTGCGGGGATTCGTGTACGTCGTGGACAGCGCGAACTTCCGCGTGCAGAAATTCGACATGAGCGGCGAGTTCATCATGGCCTGGGGGAGTTTCGGGAGCGGAGACGGCCAATTCTATTTTCCTCGCGGCATCGCCGTGGACCAGAGCGACGGATCGGTCTATGTCGTGGACATGGGCAACCATCGCATCCAAAAGTTCGACACCGGCACCAACGTGTTGCCGCAATTGCTGACCAAATGGGGCGGCAGTCCCGAAGCCGGGCATGCCAGCAGCGCGCTGGCGCGGGAAGCCGGACAGCTTCGATCGCCGTGGGGCATCGCCGTCGACCACGCCGGGGACGTGTACGTGACGGATACCGGAAACCATCGCGTGGAGAAGTTCGACCGGGAAGGAAACTTCATCACGCAGTGGGGCGGGTTCGGCAACGGGGGCGGGCAGTTCAACTTCCCCTACGGGATCGCCGTGGACGCCAAGGGCAGCGTCTACGTCGTGGACAGCGGAAACACCAGGGTGCAGCAGTTCATGCCGGCCGAGGAAGGGAGCGAACGGCTTCAAGAGGAAGCCGAGACGATCGGCGAGATGGTTCAACGGCCCGAAGGCCGAGAGCCGTGA
- the guaA gene encoding glutamine-hydrolyzing GMP synthase, with translation MELWHDRILVLDFGSQYTQLIARRIREARVYSQIFPCTVPLATILAYRPQGIVLSGGPSSVYEKNAPTVDKTLLDQGIPVLGICYGMQLITHLSGGDVAKSDRREYGRADLTIDDAGGLFKGIGKDGSTVVWMSHGDRIERMPPGFRAIAHTDNSPIAAMKREDPKRRIYCLQFHPEVAHTPEGAAILRNFVFEICGCKPTWTMQSYVETAVQQIRERVGRDRVICALSGGVDSSVAAALTHRAVGDQLTCIFVDNGVLRAGERRQVEKTFASQMHLNLRVIDGTKQFLAALKNVTDPERKRKIIGRQFIKHFEAESKKLKDAAYLVQGTLYPDVIESVSFKGPSATIKTHHNVGGLPARMRLKIIEPLRELFKDEVRVLGKELGLPDEIIWRQPFPGPGLAIRVLGAVTPERLAILRAAEAVVDQEIREAGLYRDIWQAFAVLLPVRTVGVMGDRRTYEHVVAIRAVTSVDGMTADWAKIPDEVLGRMSNRIINEVKGVNRVVYDVSSKPPSTIEWE, from the coding sequence ATGGAACTCTGGCACGATAGAATCCTGGTCCTTGATTTCGGTTCGCAATACACCCAACTGATCGCCCGCCGGATCCGCGAAGCGCGGGTCTATTCCCAGATTTTCCCCTGCACGGTGCCGCTGGCCACGATTCTGGCTTATCGGCCGCAGGGTATCGTGCTGTCTGGCGGCCCCTCCAGCGTCTATGAGAAAAACGCGCCGACCGTCGATAAAACGTTGCTCGATCAGGGCATTCCCGTTCTGGGCATCTGTTACGGCATGCAGTTGATCACCCATCTGTCGGGCGGCGACGTTGCCAAGTCGGACCGCCGGGAGTACGGGCGGGCCGATCTGACGATCGACGACGCGGGCGGCCTGTTCAAGGGGATCGGGAAGGACGGTTCCACGGTCGTGTGGATGTCGCACGGCGACCGAATCGAACGGATGCCGCCCGGCTTTCGCGCCATCGCCCACACGGACAATTCGCCGATCGCGGCCATGAAGCGGGAGGATCCGAAACGACGGATTTATTGTCTGCAATTTCATCCCGAAGTGGCCCATACGCCGGAAGGAGCGGCGATCCTTCGCAATTTCGTCTTTGAAATTTGCGGCTGCAAACCGACCTGGACCATGCAGTCCTACGTCGAGACGGCCGTCCAACAAATCCGAGAACGGGTCGGGCGGGATCGGGTGATCTGCGCGCTGAGCGGCGGCGTGGATTCGTCGGTCGCCGCCGCGCTGACACATCGAGCCGTCGGCGACCAGCTCACGTGCATCTTCGTGGACAACGGCGTGTTGCGGGCCGGCGAGCGTCGGCAGGTGGAGAAGACGTTCGCATCGCAGATGCACCTCAACTTGCGCGTCATCGACGGCACGAAGCAGTTTTTGGCCGCTCTCAAAAACGTGACGGACCCGGAACGGAAGCGCAAGATCATCGGCCGACAATTCATCAAGCATTTCGAGGCGGAGTCCAAGAAACTGAAAGACGCGGCCTATCTCGTGCAGGGAACGCTCTATCCCGACGTGATCGAGAGCGTCAGTTTCAAAGGCCCGTCGGCGACGATCAAAACGCATCATAACGTCGGCGGACTGCCGGCGCGGATGCGCCTGAAGATCATCGAGCCGTTGCGGGAGCTTTTCAAAGACGAAGTGCGGGTGTTGGGGAAAGAATTGGGGTTGCCGGACGAGATTATTTGGCGGCAGCCGTTTCCGGGGCCCGGGCTGGCGATCCGCGTGTTGGGGGCGGTAACGCCGGAACGGTTGGCGATCCTGCGCGCGGCCGAAGCCGTCGTCGATCAGGAAATTCGCGAGGCCGGTCTCTATCGAGATATCTGGCAGGCGTTCGCGGTGTTGTTGCCCGTTCGAACGGTCGGCGTCATGGGAGACCGGCGGACCTACGAGCACGTCGTCGCGATTCGGGCCGTCACGAGCGTGGACGGCATGACCGCCGACTGGGCGAAAATTCCCGATGAGGTGCTGGGCCGGATGTCGAATCGAATCATCAACGAAGTCAAGGGCGTCAACCGGGTGGTCTATGACGTCAGTTCGAAGCCGCCGTCGACTATTGAGTGGGAGTAG
- the scpB gene encoding SMC-Scp complex subunit ScpB — protein sequence MIDEMNPASAESASEPPEVASAGDSPGGEPCSGHETAARTFETWELKGIVESLLFVSQEPLSLQRLVTVIGDVTKAEVSEALGMLEEELGKQGRGIRLVEVAGGFRLVTKQEYAPWIKRLDKSKSTAKLSRSALESLAIIAYKQPIVKAEIEEIRGVETSGVVRTLLERKLVRIVGRKEVPGRPIMYGTTKYFLEHFGLNDLSQLPPLREFKELGESEQTTLPMDEAERFAANGSAHVADVVRADALVDQADALSETVVEEDQAERDRIETALEAELKALPTADAEPDGMLLDEPVEQT from the coding sequence ATGATCGATGAGATGAACCCCGCATCGGCTGAATCGGCGAGTGAGCCGCCCGAGGTCGCGTCGGCCGGTGATTCTCCGGGCGGCGAACCCTGCTCGGGCCATGAAACGGCGGCGCGAACCTTCGAGACCTGGGAGCTGAAGGGCATTGTGGAGTCGTTGTTGTTCGTGTCGCAGGAGCCTCTATCGCTTCAACGGCTTGTGACGGTGATCGGGGACGTCACGAAGGCGGAGGTGTCCGAGGCGCTCGGCATGCTTGAGGAGGAATTGGGGAAGCAAGGGCGCGGGATTCGTCTGGTGGAGGTTGCCGGAGGATTTCGACTCGTTACGAAACAGGAGTATGCGCCCTGGATCAAGCGATTGGATAAATCAAAATCGACGGCGAAACTGTCGCGGTCGGCGCTCGAATCGCTGGCGATCATCGCCTATAAGCAGCCGATCGTGAAGGCGGAAATCGAGGAAATTCGCGGAGTCGAAACGTCGGGAGTCGTGCGGACTCTGCTGGAACGGAAACTGGTTCGGATCGTCGGGCGCAAGGAGGTACCGGGGCGTCCCATCATGTACGGGACGACGAAGTATTTTCTTGAGCATTTCGGGTTGAACGATCTCTCGCAACTGCCGCCGCTCCGGGAATTCAAAGAGTTGGGCGAGTCGGAACAGACGACGCTGCCGATGGACGAGGCCGAGAGATTCGCGGCGAACGGCTCCGCTCACGTCGCCGATGTGGTCCGGGCTGACGCGCTTGTCGATCAGGCCGACGCGTTATCCGAGACGGTCGTCGAAGAAGATCAGGCTGAAAGAGATCGGATCGAAACGGCGCTGGAAGCGGAGTTGAAAGCACTCCCAACCGCCGATGCCGAGCCGGACGGAATGCTTCTTGACGAGCCGGTTGAGCAGACATGA
- the aroC gene encoding chorismate synthase, translated as MAGNTFGRLFTVTSFGESHGPAIGCVVDGCPPGLELSASDIQRDLDRRKPGTSRHVTQRQESDTVEILSGVFEGKTTGAPVALLIRNEDQRSRDYGNLIDTFRPGHADYTYWQKYGIRDHRGGGRASARETAVRVAAGAIARKWLAQTHGVVVRGHLTQLGPIEIPFERWDAVAANPFFAANDGIVGTLESFMDELRKSGDSVGAKIRVVAERVPVGWGAPVYAKLDADLAGAMMSINAVKAVEIGAGFASVAQRGSEHGDELTPEGFVTNHAGGILGGISTGQDIIVTIGLKPTSSIRIPRRSIDKQGKPVTVETQGRHDPCVGIRATPIAEAMMALVLIDHALLHRAQNADVSTKTPKIAGSLTRGAASGSEKSVSKVNPDPSEA; from the coding sequence ATGGCCGGCAATACGTTCGGCAGGCTCTTCACGGTCACCTCGTTCGGCGAAAGCCATGGGCCCGCGATCGGCTGCGTGGTGGACGGATGTCCGCCCGGGTTGGAACTGTCCGCATCGGATATTCAGCGTGATCTCGACCGGCGGAAACCCGGCACCTCGCGCCACGTCACGCAACGGCAGGAATCGGATACGGTTGAAATTCTCTCCGGCGTTTTCGAAGGAAAGACGACCGGCGCGCCGGTCGCTCTCCTGATCCGCAACGAAGACCAGCGGAGTCGAGACTACGGCAATCTGATCGATACCTTCAGACCAGGGCACGCCGATTACACCTATTGGCAGAAGTATGGGATTCGGGATCACCGTGGCGGAGGCAGAGCCTCGGCGCGGGAAACCGCCGTGCGAGTGGCGGCCGGAGCCATCGCTAGAAAATGGCTGGCCCAGACCCATGGGGTCGTGGTTCGCGGCCACTTGACCCAGCTTGGGCCGATCGAGATTCCGTTTGAACGTTGGGACGCCGTTGCCGCCAATCCCTTCTTTGCGGCGAACGACGGGATCGTCGGCACGCTCGAATCGTTCATGGACGAGCTGCGGAAGTCCGGCGATTCGGTCGGGGCGAAGATCAGGGTGGTGGCCGAGCGCGTGCCGGTCGGATGGGGAGCGCCTGTCTATGCGAAGCTGGATGCCGACTTGGCCGGGGCCATGATGAGCATCAACGCGGTGAAAGCGGTCGAAATCGGAGCCGGGTTTGCATCGGTGGCGCAGCGCGGGTCCGAACACGGCGACGAGCTCACGCCCGAAGGGTTTGTCACCAACCATGCCGGCGGCATTCTCGGCGGGATTTCGACGGGCCAGGACATCATCGTCACGATCGGACTCAAGCCGACGTCAAGTATCCGCATTCCCCGCCGCTCGATCGACAAGCAGGGCAAGCCGGTGACGGTCGAAACGCAGGGCCGTCATGATCCCTGCGTCGGCATCCGTGCCACGCCGATCGCGGAGGCCATGATGGCGTTGGTGTTGATCGATCACGCGCTGCTGCACCGCGCGCAAAATGCCGACGTAAGCACGAAGACGCCGAAAATCGCCGGCTCGTTGACGAGGGGCGCCGCATCCGGGAGCGAGAAGTCAGTCTCGAAGGTCAACCCTGATCCGTCCGAGGCGTAG